One genomic segment of Caldimonas brevitalea includes these proteins:
- the tnpB gene encoding IS66 family insertion sequence element accessory protein TnpB (TnpB, as the term is used for proteins encoded by IS66 family insertion elements, is considered an accessory protein, since TnpC, encoded by a neighboring gene, is a DDE family transposase.), whose translation MLDLPPNTRVWIASGHTDMRKGFDGLAALVQTALTDNPYSGHVFVFRGKRGDMIKVLWFDGQGLLLLSKRLERGRFVWPQATSGAVSLTPAQLSMLLEGIDWRMPARTWQPEMVV comes from the coding sequence ATGCTCGACCTGCCGCCCAATACGCGCGTGTGGATCGCCTCCGGCCACACCGACATGCGCAAGGGCTTCGACGGCTTGGCCGCCCTGGTGCAGACCGCGTTGACCGACAACCCGTACTCCGGCCACGTGTTCGTCTTCCGCGGCAAGCGCGGCGACATGATCAAGGTGCTGTGGTTCGACGGCCAGGGCCTGCTGCTGTTGAGCAAACGCCTGGAGCGCGGCCGCTTCGTCTGGCCGCAGGCCACCTCGGGTGCTGTGTCGCTCACGCCAGCACAGCTGTCGATGCTGCTGGAGGGCATCGACTGGCGGATGCCCGCACGGACGTGGCAGCCCGAGATGGTGGTGTGA
- the istB gene encoding IS21-like element helper ATPase IstB, giving the protein MERLGEHLRKLRLLKSGERLEALLQHAAAQELPYAEFLEQVLGEEVAAKTSKNIAMRTAMARLPFVKPLETFEFDYQPSIDRKQVHTLASCHFIEHGDNVIVLGPPGVGKTHLAVSLGLKAIANGYRVLFTTAANLISVLTKAHAEGRLEEKLKVYATPRLLIIDEIGYLPIDRLGANLFFQLISRRYERGPMILTSNQSFSAWGDVFGDRIIATAILDRLLHHAVTLNIRGNSYRLKDKLKAGLIRTQDNEGSQPGGEI; this is encoded by the coding sequence CTGGAGCGGCTTGGTGAGCACCTGCGCAAGCTGCGACTGCTCAAAAGCGGCGAGCGGCTGGAGGCACTGCTGCAGCACGCTGCGGCCCAGGAACTGCCGTATGCCGAGTTCCTCGAGCAGGTGCTCGGCGAGGAGGTTGCGGCCAAGACGAGCAAGAACATCGCCATGCGCACGGCGATGGCCCGACTGCCCTTCGTCAAACCGCTCGAGACCTTCGAGTTCGACTACCAGCCCTCGATCGACCGCAAGCAGGTCCATACCCTGGCAAGTTGCCACTTCATCGAGCACGGCGACAACGTCATCGTGCTCGGCCCACCGGGCGTGGGCAAGACGCATCTGGCGGTCTCACTTGGGCTCAAGGCCATCGCCAACGGCTACAGGGTGCTGTTCACGACGGCGGCCAACTTGATCTCCGTGCTGACCAAGGCGCATGCCGAAGGCCGCCTTGAGGAGAAGCTCAAGGTCTACGCCACGCCTCGGTTGCTGATCATCGATGAGATCGGCTACCTGCCCATTGACCGGCTGGGTGCAAACCTGTTCTTCCAGCTGATCAGCCGCCGTTACGAGCGGGGGCCCATGATCCTGACCAGCAACCAGAGCTTCTCGGCGTGGGGTGACGTCTTCGGTGACCGGATCATCGCCACGGCCATCCTTGACCGGCTCCTGCACCACGCCGTCACGCTGAACATCCGAGGCAACTCCTACCGACTCAAGGACAAGCTGAAGGCCGGACTGATCAGGACCCAAGACAACGAGGGTTCACAACCGGGTGGGGAAATTTAG
- the istA gene encoding IS21 family transposase → MEEEVQRMAAEAGTVPVWRRSMEVAVVGQEQWEAIRERRAAGQSISAIARELGLDRKTVRGCLARDEWKPYSREVRRPTLLDEHIEWLNRRAPQVGFSARVLFQELRAQRGFTGCYEVVKVAVRPLRSSASVAAITQMRFETAPGEQAQVDWGQVKVWLGGEATRVHVFVMTLGYSRRAYAEGYLSERMDSLLSAHERAFDHFGGVCQSLLYDRMRTVTIGTTEDDAGVRRAKLNATFQSFAGHWGFTIRLCRPYRAKTKGKVESGVKYIKGNFVPGRQFRDLEDFNAQLAAWQAEVADVRVHGTTHQRPMERFAEEAKALMPAAGHRSFLQAMVRERVVAEDWLVAIDANRYSVPFRLIGKTVQVAREGGSWIIRHKGKVVAEHAVLSGRAQLSVLPEHGPGAVPRNQRQRFGSIGERPTAPSQSERDVEVRDLGVYDQLLHAVREAA, encoded by the coding sequence ATGGAAGAGGAAGTTCAAAGGATGGCTGCAGAGGCCGGTACCGTGCCCGTCTGGAGACGGAGCATGGAGGTGGCGGTGGTTGGGCAAGAGCAGTGGGAAGCGATTCGCGAGCGCCGCGCCGCCGGTCAGAGCATCTCGGCGATCGCGCGGGAGCTGGGGCTGGACCGCAAGACGGTCAGAGGCTGCCTGGCACGTGATGAGTGGAAGCCGTACAGCCGGGAGGTGAGGCGCCCGACACTGCTGGACGAGCACATTGAGTGGCTGAACCGGCGGGCGCCGCAGGTGGGATTCTCGGCGCGGGTGCTGTTCCAGGAGCTGCGTGCGCAGCGGGGCTTCACGGGCTGCTACGAGGTGGTCAAGGTGGCGGTGCGTCCGCTGCGCTCGAGTGCGTCGGTGGCGGCGATCACGCAGATGCGCTTCGAGACGGCACCAGGTGAACAGGCGCAAGTGGACTGGGGCCAGGTCAAGGTGTGGCTGGGCGGCGAGGCGACCCGGGTGCACGTGTTCGTGATGACGCTGGGCTACAGCCGCCGGGCCTACGCCGAGGGCTACCTCAGCGAGCGGATGGACAGCCTGCTGTCGGCGCACGAGCGGGCCTTCGATCACTTCGGTGGCGTCTGTCAGTCGCTGCTGTACGACCGGATGCGCACGGTGACGATCGGCACGACCGAGGACGACGCCGGTGTGCGACGGGCGAAGCTGAACGCGACGTTCCAATCATTTGCCGGGCACTGGGGCTTCACGATCCGGCTGTGCCGGCCGTACCGGGCCAAGACCAAGGGCAAGGTCGAGTCCGGCGTGAAGTACATCAAGGGCAACTTCGTGCCGGGCCGCCAGTTCCGGGACCTGGAGGACTTCAATGCCCAGCTGGCTGCCTGGCAGGCCGAGGTCGCGGATGTGCGCGTGCACGGCACGACGCATCAGCGGCCGATGGAGCGCTTCGCCGAGGAGGCCAAGGCGCTGATGCCGGCGGCCGGCCATCGCAGCTTCCTGCAAGCCATGGTGCGGGAGCGGGTGGTCGCCGAGGACTGGCTCGTGGCGATCGACGCGAACCGCTACTCGGTGCCGTTCCGACTGATTGGCAAGACGGTGCAGGTCGCCCGCGAGGGCGGCAGCTGGATCATCCGGCACAAGGGCAAGGTCGTGGCCGAGCACGCGGTGCTGAGCGGGCGTGCGCAGCTGAGCGTCCTGCCCGAACACGGGCCTGGAGCGGTACCCCGTAACCAGCGTCAGCGATTCGGCTCGATAGGCGAGCGGCCCACTGCGCCATCCCAGAGCGAGCGCGACGTCGAGGTCCGAGACCTCGGGGTCTACGACCAGTTGCTGCACGCCGTTCGGGAGGCTGCGTGA
- a CDS encoding tlde1 domain-containing protein: protein MVWQYEVTSKKLYHNNALVFSGGYAGRGEHKNRPTSEHIENWGPIPRGKWRIGGYTNNKGPLTITLTPGPGTHTYGRTAFRIHGESVSDPGNASQGCIIVGYNARLAMVNSGDRDLEVVW, encoded by the coding sequence ATGGTCTGGCAATACGAAGTAACCAGCAAAAAGCTGTATCACAACAACGCTCTTGTTTTTAGCGGTGGGTATGCAGGGCGCGGCGAACATAAAAATAGACCAACCTCTGAGCACATTGAAAACTGGGGGCCTATTCCTCGGGGAAAGTGGCGGATTGGTGGCTATACCAACAACAAGGGACCGCTCACGATTACGCTGACACCTGGGCCAGGGACGCACACCTACGGCAGAACGGCCTTCCGAATTCATGGGGAAAGCGTAAGCGACCCCGGGAACGCCTCTCAAGGTTGCATCATTGTTGGCTACAACGCCCGTTTGGCGATGGTGAACTCTGGCGACAGAGATCTTGAGGTGGTTTGGTGA
- a CDS encoding MerR family transcriptional regulator: protein MRTVNTDGRVTIGVLAERTGVNIPTIRYYEEIGLIPPAQRRPSGHRVYGAAAQELLTFIRSCRDFGFSIEQVRALVSLSHDADRDCVEARDIAQRHLDQVRHKLTELRALERSLVRFVTSCTSACAGGPAPKCTILKDLGRAAAATAAPPSCCA, encoded by the coding sequence ATGAGAACCGTAAACACCGACGGGCGGGTGACGATCGGCGTGCTGGCGGAGCGCACCGGCGTGAACATACCGACCATCCGCTATTACGAGGAAATCGGCTTGATTCCACCGGCCCAGCGACGGCCGAGCGGGCATCGTGTGTACGGGGCGGCTGCGCAGGAGTTGCTGACCTTCATCCGGAGCTGCCGCGACTTCGGCTTTTCGATCGAACAGGTGCGCGCGCTGGTGTCGTTGAGCCACGACGCCGACCGGGACTGCGTGGAAGCACGCGACATCGCGCAACGCCACCTGGACCAGGTGCGCCACAAGCTGACCGAACTGCGGGCGCTGGAGCGCAGCCTGGTCCGCTTCGTGACGTCCTGCACCTCTGCCTGCGCCGGAGGTCCGGCGCCCAAGTGCACGATCCTCAAGGACCTGGGGCGGGCGGCAGCGGCGACGGCGGCACCGCCTTCGTGCTGTGCATAG
- a CDS encoding M23 family metallopeptidase — translation MHLPLPDTALRRRLGRLAALTLPLALLYSAPASAGTCTQRTERHTDPNTGQTWQKAFYCTNADNTTMYAGPNDSTPVATMKTTNSWFVCWRRGERHAGGNNVWYYSKGDTSRSGWGGRKAWGYMPAVKLTTSVDPAPGMPECRPDMWQAEKKVSDPNTGKSWSTVWYGRNDAGVKLYRDADTKVTTGYLDSTTSWFVCYKRGATHAGGNNVWYYTQGDRSTSAYKSRRGWGYMPATNLHARKHPYDSIPACPSPGSKPPAPPPPPPAGNYVLPLPRAAFERTIGSLTHHHWGDNYWAIDLMVPTGTPVYSVSAGVVTKYSQGTCGNGLSIKGDDGLSYLYCHGARYVGVGPGERVRPGQLILYSGNTGASGAPHLHLEIKKWVGNWSTSPAYCSQRFLRAIYRGQPQSPTRFPAKGGNCKAP, via the coding sequence ATGCATCTTCCCTTGCCCGACACAGCCCTCAGGAGACGGCTCGGCCGGCTCGCTGCGCTGACCCTCCCGCTGGCGCTGCTCTACAGCGCCCCGGCGTCAGCCGGGACCTGCACTCAACGCACCGAGCGCCACACCGACCCGAACACCGGTCAGACCTGGCAAAAGGCCTTCTATTGCACCAACGCCGACAACACGACGATGTATGCGGGGCCCAACGACAGCACGCCGGTGGCCACGATGAAGACCACCAACAGCTGGTTCGTCTGCTGGCGGCGCGGCGAACGGCATGCGGGCGGCAACAACGTCTGGTACTACTCCAAGGGCGACACCTCGCGCTCGGGATGGGGCGGTCGCAAGGCCTGGGGCTACATGCCGGCCGTCAAGCTGACGACCAGCGTCGACCCGGCCCCCGGTATGCCGGAGTGTCGTCCCGACATGTGGCAGGCGGAAAAGAAGGTCTCGGACCCGAACACGGGCAAGAGCTGGTCCACGGTCTGGTACGGTCGCAACGACGCGGGCGTGAAGCTCTACCGCGATGCCGATACCAAGGTCACGACCGGCTACCTCGACAGCACGACCAGCTGGTTCGTCTGCTACAAGCGCGGGGCGACCCATGCTGGCGGCAACAACGTCTGGTACTACACACAAGGCGATCGCTCGACCTCGGCCTACAAATCGCGCCGCGGCTGGGGCTACATGCCGGCGACCAACCTGCACGCCCGCAAGCACCCCTACGACAGCATCCCGGCGTGCCCGTCGCCCGGCAGCAAGCCACCGGCCCCTCCGCCGCCGCCGCCAGCGGGCAACTATGTGCTGCCGCTGCCGCGAGCCGCGTTCGAACGCACGATCGGATCGCTGACCCACCACCACTGGGGTGACAACTACTGGGCCATCGACTTGATGGTGCCGACCGGCACACCGGTCTATTCCGTCAGCGCCGGTGTCGTCACCAAATACTCGCAGGGCACTTGTGGCAACGGGCTGAGCATCAAGGGCGACGATGGTTTGTCCTACCTCTACTGCCATGGCGCCCGCTATGTCGGCGTGGGCCCGGGGGAGCGCGTGCGGCCCGGGCAGTTGATTCTTTACTCCGGCAACACTGGTGCCTCCGGTGCGCCGCACCTGCACCTCGAAATCAAGAAGTGGGTGGGCAACTGGAGTACCTCGCCCGCCTATTGCTCGCAACGCTTCCTGCGCGCGATCTACCGTGGCCAGCCCCAGAGCCCGACCCGGTTCCCGGCCAAGGGTGGGAACTGCAAAGCGCCCTGA